Proteins from a genomic interval of Osmia bicornis bicornis chromosome 13, iOsmBic2.1, whole genome shotgun sequence:
- the LOC114871812 gene encoding enhancer of mRNA-decapping protein 4 — translation MIKTGEDNLRHLHYQQTVEFNGQEDQHSVELYSKYVTIIPSPGGHNHGSSKVKLKNIVDFTWEHNFYAGQLLAVHMSGKYLAYGIKVSNGGGMVRVVYKELEQRALLRGMRAAIQDLAFAHISNAILACVDYLGNLFIHTIESTPSELLCSLLLQVDAEDITGTSHRVIWCPYIPEDVPSDGDDVSKLLILTRGSKVELWSVNTVTSRFRAIEATDPAVKENGGMLEIDQHSDTIIEATLSPDGTALATASFDGEVKFFQVYLHTNSHGNQSQPQCLHQWRPHDGRPISCLFFLDDHKTYQPDVQFWRFAVTGCDNNTELKIWSCELWSCLQTIKFAPTPSTGKLPILKAGLDLSAGYLLLSDIYNKVLYILSLTKDSGEALASVSTISEFLLPYPILSFGIVDAGLRKIRPTGESLEDLCPGEEEIEEQLVIRMYLVQPKSLQECHIAFKPASQVSGNCLMDTLTHADSLDYSEELPDIGTVNHNGISGENCEEDRSLSATIEAATNHTAGLNLMTPDAFSSPAKKENNELDSRPNSPDFGKVLSVSPSLAQAVQALNATDPPLATSELEEQAPASSGSSPSREVREILSLTKPDEEPETESKPEATNTADEDWPNLPMVLLKDVSRHTMQETDGFTNEEEKRKKLKDESKSTTHTERDAENNWQTTNDLNALELINKLESILETIQDQRQELRELRAEVTRLRQETPISTRVESALARASQQQNATLEQTLYGQMARQHEFLNTLETTIKDKIETTLPRVIENTVEPLKHQLRLDADRMDELLKENLTELINSAQVKDTLALTAANAAKPALDTAFKEAFTNVLLPGMEKACQTMFKQVQDAFIRGTREYLQNVEVIANKQYQQRNEKQSEALSALVREELQTELNRGLNALHDGTIRTIRDAIRDNLNQQLTEISNARSRATTPAIPVPAVADAQARVMSLLQRGQLNAAFQQALSASDLGLVVLVCERTEPARVFSCPVGQGQGSRCILPQPVILSLVQQLSADLGHRTELKHRWLEEAILNLDPTDPVTREHMGTVLITLQNQLTAFIAANPNHSSIRRMKMLTMAARALLNQHP, via the exons ATGATAAAAACGGGAGAGGATAACCTAAGGCATCTTCACTATCAGCAAACAGT AGAGTTTAATGGACAAGAGGATCAACATTCAGTAGAATTATATAGCAAATATGTTACCATTATTCCCTCACCTGGGGGACACAACCATGGTAGTTCAAAGGTGAAGCTAAAAAATATTGTTGATTTTACATGGGAACATAATTTCTATGCAGGACAGTTACTGGCTGTTCATATGTCTGGAAAGTATTTAGCTTATGGAATAAAAG TTAGTAATGGAGGAGGTATGGTAAGAGTTGTATACAAGGAATTGGAACAAAGAGCACTATTGAGAGGAATGAGAGCAGCAATACAAGACTTGGCTTTTGCGCATATTTCAAATGCCATTTTAGCATGTGTTGACTATCTGGGAAACCTTTTTATACATACCATTGAATCAACACCATCTGAACTTTTGTGTAGTTTATTGTTGCAAGTAGATGCAGAAGATATAACTGGTACCAGTCATCGTGTGATATGGTGTCCGTATATTCCTGAAGATGTACCATCTGACGGAGATGATGTTTCAAAACTTTTAATTCTAACCCGTGGTTCCAAAGTAGAGTTGTGGTCAGTTAATACCGTTACATCCAGATTCAGAGCAATAGAG GCAACTGATCCAGCTGTAAAGGAAAATGGAGGCATGCTGGAAATTGATCAGCATTCTGATACAATCATCGAAGCAACTTTAAGTCCAGATGGCACAGCTTTAGCCACAGCTAGTTTTGATGGAGAGGTGAAGTTCTTTCAAGTTTACTTACATACCAATTCTCATGGTAATCAATCGCAACCCCAATGTTTGCATCAATGGAGGCCGCACGATGGACGACCTATCTCTTGTTTATTTTTCCTAGATGACCATAAAACGTACCAACCTGA TGTTCAGTTTTGGCGGTTTGCTGTAACTGGATGTGACAATAATACAGAATTAAAAATCTGGTCTTGTGAATTATGGTCTTGTTTGCAAACCATCAAATTTGCTCCGACACCTTCTACTGGCAAACTACCAATATTGAAAGCAGGCTTAGATCTTAGTGCTGGTTACCTTCTTTTATCAGATATATACAATAAAGTTCTCTACATATTAAGTCTTACAAAAGATAGCGGAGAGGCGTTGGCATCTGTAAGTACAATATCAGAGTTCCTTCTTCCGTACCCGATATTGAGTTTTGGAATTGTCGACGCTGGTTTGCGTAAAATACGTCCTACCGGTGAATCGTTAGAAGATTTATGTCCCGGCGAGGAAGAGATCGAGGAACAACTTGTTATCCGAATGTACCTAGTCCAACCAAAGTCATTACAAGAGTGTCATATTGCTTTTAAACCTGCCTCACAAGTGAGTGGTAACTGCCTCATGGACACGCTGACTCACGCTGATTCATTGGACTATAGCGAAGAATTACCAGATATTGGAACCGTTAATCACAATGGAATTTCAGGAGAAAATTGTGAAGAAGATCGTTCGCTATCAGCTACGATTGAAGCGGCAACAAATCATACTGCTGGTTTGAATCTAATGACACCCGATGCGTTTAGTTCACCCGCTAAAAAAGAGAACAATGAATTAGATTCACGTCCTAACAGTCCTGACTTTGGCAAAGTGTTATCGGTTAGTCCGTCTCTTGCGCAAGCAGTGCAAGCTCTAAATGCAACAGATCCTCCATTAGCTACAAGCGAATTAGAAGAACAAGCCCCTGCTAGCAGTGGTAGTAGCCCGTCCAGGGAGGTAAGAGAAATCCTATCGCTTACAAAACCGGACGAAGAACCGGAAACTGAAAGTAAACCGGAAGCTACCAATACCGCTGATGAAGATTGGCCTAATCTTCCAATGGTACTGTTAAAAGACGTAAGTAGGCATACGATGCAAGAGACTGATGGATTCACGAAcgaagaggagaaaagaaaaaaattaaaagacgaatcAAAATCGACGACGCATACCGAAAGAGATGCTGAAAATAATTGGCAAACAACAAATGACTTGAATGCGCTCGAactgataaataaattagaatctATTTTGGAAACGATTCAAGATCAGCGACAAGAACTGAGAGAATTACGCGCTGAAGTAACTAGACTGAGGCAAGAAACACCAATTTCGACACGAGTTGAATCTGCTTTAGCAAGAGCTTCTCAACAGCAGAACGCAACGTTAGAACAAACGTTATACGGTCAAATGGCTCGACAACACGAGTTCCTTAATACGCTTGAAACAACGATTaaagataaaattgaaacCACCTTACCACGGGTCATCGAAAATACGGTAGAACCATTGAAACATCAACTGAGATTAGATGCAGATAGAATGGACGAacttttgaaagaaaatttgacAGAATTAATAAATAGTGCTCAGGTAAAAGATACGCTCGCTTTGACAGCTGCGAATGCAGCAAAACCAGCGTTAGATACAGCGTTTAAAGAAGCCTTTACGAATGTTCTTTTACCTGGCATGGAAAAAGCTTGTCAAACGATGTTTAAACAAGTTCAAGATGCCTTTATCAGGGGTACTCGCGAAT ATCTTCAAAATGTTGAGGTAATTGCAAACAAACAATACCAACAACGAAATGAAAAGCAAAGCGAAGCATTATCTGCATTAGTTCGCGAAGAATTACAAACGGAATTGAACAGAGGTTTAAATGCTTTACATGATGGAACGATACGTACCATTCGTGATGCTATTAGAGATAATTTAAATCAACAACTGACTGAAATTTCGAATGCACG TTCACGTGCTACAACACCTGCTATACCAGTACCTGCAGTTGCCGATGCTCAGGCTCGAGTTATGTCTCTGCTTCAAAGAGGACAGTTAAACGCTGCCTTTCAACAAGCCTTAAGTGCTAGTGACTTAGGTTTGGTAGTGCTAGTTTGTGAAAGAACGGAACCCGCAAGAGTATTTTCTTGTCCCGTAGGGCAAGGCCAGGGTTCAAGGTGTATTTTACCGCAACCTGTAATTCTTTCACTTGTACAGCAATTATCAGCAGATTTAGGACATCGTACAGAGCTTAAGCATAG GTGGCTTGAAGAGGCAATATTAAATTTAGATCCCACTGATCCGGTAACACGAGAGCATATGGGTACTGTATTAATAACTTTACAAAATCAATTAACCGCTTTTATAGCGGCTAATCCAAATCATAGTTCTATTCGACGTATGAAAATGTTAACTATGGCTGCACGCGCACTTTTAAACCAACATCCTTGA